Genomic window (Candidatus Brocadiaceae bacterium):
CGCCCTGCACGACGCGCACGCTCCGGCCCGGACCGGCGGCGCGAAGCGCCAGGAAGGCGCAGGCCGCGTCCAGGCCCACGCCGATCGCGCGGGTCTTCTCCCTGGTCCGGCCCTTGCGCACCTTCCGCTTCACAACCGTCGCCCGGCCGGCCGACCAGTCGAACGACGTGGCGTAGCTCGTCGTCCGGTCGCCCGACCGCGACTCGAAGACGGAGTCCAGCGGGCGCAGTCCCGTGGAGTCGATGCGCGTGCGCCCGGAGGCCTCCATCGTCCAGAGCGACTGGACGATGGGCAGGGAGCGGACGGTGTACTCGACCAGCAGGTCGCCCCCTTCGCGGCGGGTCGTCAACTCCAGCCGGGCGGCCGCCAGATCATTCCAGCCGAACACGTACACGAGTTCCTCGGGCGGGTCGAACGGGAGGGACAGGCCGGACAGGAATGTCTCCGGCAGGCCCGGGCCGAAGTCGACCGAGGCCATCCGGCGCCGGCTCCATGCCAGCCAGAGCACGCCGGACGCAGCCAGGACCAGAACGGCGAGGCGGCCCCACCGCCTCCGGAGCCATGCCATGCGGAGCCTCTCGATGCGGATGCACGCGTTCTTCCGGGAACTCCCCCGATTATACACGTCCCCGGGCCGCGTCCGCAAAGCGGCCGGCGCCGACCGGGCGTCCCGCAGCACCGGCGCTCCAACGGGCCCGCAGGCACGCGCCCGCACGGCAACTGCTCGTTGACCCTCTGCGCACCAATGCGGTAACATGGCGCAGGTTCCCGTGTATGCGGAACCCCGAGGGCAGACCATGCAGCGCATTGAGGCGCGGTACAGAGCGAAACGACCGGTCGGGTTGTACGTCCTGGCCCTGGTGACGGGCGTGCTCGCAATCGGCGGATGCGGCACGCCGGCGCCTCCGCCGGCGCCGGCCGCCGTGTCGCCGCTGACCGATCAGCAGCACGCCCGATACGCCGCCGCCGAAGCGCATCTGCGCTCGCCGGAGGCGGAGGTGAGGCGACAGGCGGCCGTGGCGCTGCTTTCGATGGACTACGCGCCGGCGTTCAATGCCGTCGTCGGCGCCCTGACGAACTCCCCCGACGCGACCGTGCGCATCAGCATGATCCGGGCGGCGGCCTTCTGCGTGGACCATCGCTGCTTCGAAGCCGTTCTGTCCAACGTGAGCCATCCGGACGCGGAGGTCAGCGGGGAGGCGGCCCGGGCGGTGGCCCGGTTCACGCGCGCGGAGGAGATCGACAGCGTGGTGGCCATGATCGGTCGGGAAGACACCACGGCGGAGCAGCGCAGCCTGCTGTATCGGGCGTTGGGAGACGCCCTGGCCGTGCGGGCCACCCCCGTTCTGCTGAGCGGACTGGAGAGCGCCGACCCGCAGGCGCGCACGGCGGCGCACGAGGCCCTGCGCAGGATCTCGGGCCGGGACCTGCCGCTCGACCTGGCCCAGTGGCAGGACTGGTGGACGGCCAACGCCTACCGGACGCGCGAGGACATCCTGTCCGAGCATCGGCAGGCGCTGGCCCGCGAGGTGGAGTTCAGCCGTGAGCGGATCGGGCGGCTGACCGAGGAGAAGCAGGAGTTGATGCGGCTGATCACCGCCGCGGCCACCGAGACGCCCCCGACGCTGCTGGCCGCTCTGGGCAACCGCTACGAGTCGGTCCGGCTCTACGCGTCCGTGCGGCTGGCGGCGCTGGATGCCCAGGTGATCGGCGGGCTGCGGCTGGACGAACGCGACTACAACGTGATTCGGGACGCGCTGGAGGATGCCTCGGCCGACGTGCGGCGCAACGTGGTGCGCTTTGTCGTGGCACTGTCCGCGCCATACCGCGAAGACCTGGTGCGCAAGGCTCTGGGCGATGACGACCCGGGCGTTCTGACGGCGGCCGTCCTTGCCGTCCGCAGCAGCACGGGGCCGGAGGCGGCCGCCCGTCTGGCGGATCTGCTGACCAAGTCGCCGCACGCAGCGGTGCGGACCGAGGCGGCGATCGCGCTGGGCAAGGTCGGCTCGCAGGAGTCCGTGCCGGCCCTGCTGACGGCTCTGGACGACGTGGAGGAGAACGTGCGCTGGTTCTGCGTGGAAGGGCTGCGCAAGCTCGGCGCGGTTCACGCGGTGCCGCGGATATCGGACCTGCTCCTGCGCGACCCCAGCGAACGCGTGCGGCAGATCGCCGCAGGCGCCCTCGGCGAACTCGGCCAGCCGGCGGGCGCCGTCGCCCTGGCGCAGGCGCTCAAGGACCGCAACGAGAAGGTGCGCGAGACGGCCGCCGCGTCGCTGCTGGACCTGGCGACGGACAACGCCGACCGGATGAGCGTCATCGCGGACAAGCTGCGGCGGGAGGGCATGCTGGATCGGTCCCGTCAGGTCCTGCGCAGGATCATCGAGCAGTTCCAGGACGTGGAGGACGCCGCCGCACAGGTGGCGGGCGCCTACCGGGCCCTGGCGGAGATCGAGCAGGAGCAGGGCAATTGGCCGGCCGCCGCCGACGTCCTCGAGCAGCTCGACACACGGATGGGCGGCGACCCGGACGTGCGGCGACGGCTCCTGGCG
Coding sequences:
- a CDS encoding DUF3108 domain-containing protein, whose amino-acid sequence is MAWLRRRWGRLAVLVLAASGVLWLAWSRRRMASVDFGPGLPETFLSGLSLPFDPPEELVYVFGWNDLAAARLELTTRREGGDLLVEYTVRSLPIVQSLWTMEASGRTRIDSTGLRPLDSVFESRSGDRTTSYATSFDWSAGRATVVKRKVRKGRTREKTRAIGVGLDAACAFLALRAAGPGRSVRVVQGEDAYQVTVVDEGRRPMETSAGTVEALQLAVGVRKLEEAAGAADFSSARVWLHPETRVPLRLEAQAAIGSFYAQWAEAPATE